The Dehalococcoidia bacterium genomic sequence GGACGGCGCTGTCTTCAAGGCGCTTGGCGTCGAGGACGTGACGAAGCAGATCGCAATCGCCGTCATCAACAAGCAGGGCGATATCGTCGGCACGTACCAGGGCGACGATGCACCAGCTCAGGCGCTGGCGCTGGTCGATCGCGCCGGCGTCTAGACCCGCACGACACCTTAGAAGGGGTGCACCACCTCGGGTGACCCATTGATGGTCAACGCGGCAGGGTGGAATGGCGCTGAACGTCGTGCAAGGGCCATCGGCTCAGCCGGCGCGCCCAAAGCGGCGGCCGCCGTCGAAGCCCTGCCCTGTCACATGCGGTCTAAGCAACGACCGACACGAGCGAGAGTGCCGCGCAGTTCAGCCGTCCCGCGGCTAGGCCCGTCGTCGGCCTCAGCGCCGGAGCCGCTCGCCAGCCCGCCGCAGCGAACGCCTTCGCCGCCGCATGCCTGACCAGAGGTCGCCCACGTCGGCGATACGCGTGGCCATCGTCCTCAGCGTAAACGTTTGTGGGCCCGCAGTTCCGCGCTCGATCTCCTGCCACGTGCACGGTGCGGACACGGGCGCTCCGCGTTTCGCGCGGACGGCGTACGGAGCGGCAAACGTCGCGCTGTAACCGTTGCGGCCCGTGTCGATGTAGATGCGTCCGCGACGCGCTGACTTGCTGAATTCTTGCGTCAGCGCATCGGGATGACGGCTGACGACCTTCGATCCCACATCGTGCGCGAAGCGTGATACCTCCTCGAAGCCCTCCTTCGCGTCCAGCGGCACGACGATGTGATACCCCTTGGAGCCGGACGTCTTCACCCAGCTCGGCAGGCCAAGCTCGTCGAGCAGATCGCGTAACGCGAGCGCGGCGTTACGCAGTTGGTCCGGCTCATCTGCCGACGGATCGAGGTCGAAGACGCAAAGATCGGGCTCGTACAAGTGCGGCGCACGCGACGTCCACACGTGCGGCGTGATGCAATTCTGGTTCGCGAGCCAGAGCAACGATCGCGCGTCGTTGGCAAGCGGGTGGCGCACAGTGCCGTCCTTCTTCGGCACCTCGACGCGTTGCAGCCACGCCGGGAAGCCCTTCGAGACGTCCTTCTGCATGAAGCCATGCTTGCCGATGCCCGACGGATAGCGCTCCATGGTGACCGGCCGGCCGCGGACGTGCGGCAGCATCAGCGGCGCGATCGCCTCGTAGTACGCGGCGAGTTCACCCTTCGTGATGCCGTCGTCGGGAAACAGCACCTTCTCCGGATGCGTGATCAAAGCGTCTCCCGCACGACGTCGCGCGCCGCCTTGTCGATGCGGACGCCGAGCAGCCGTGGATGCCGCAGCTTGCCGTGTACCGTCCACTCCGCAAAGGCCACCTGGACCACGATCTCAGGGCGCGTCCAGTGCGCGCGCTTCGGCAGGCCAATCGCCCTCGTAAACGGTGGCGCCGGCACCTCTAATCGGTCGAGCCGCGCGCGAAGGTCGAGCAGCAGCTTCGTGTCGAAGCCCGTGCCCACCTTGCCGGCGAACACGAAATCGTCGCCGTCGTAGTACCCGATGAGCAGCGAGCCCAGCCCGACGCGTCCGCCGCGCGGATCCGTGAATCCGCCCACCACCAACTCCTGCGTCGCCTCGCACTTCATCTTGAGCCAGTGCGGCAAGCGACGATGTTCGTAGCGCGAATCGCGGCGCTTCGCGATCACGCCTTCCCAGCCCTCGTTGCACGCCCGCTCCCACGGCTTGGCATCGTCGAGACGTTCGACCAGTGTCAGAGGCGACCGCAGCCGTAGCCTGCTCAGCCGTTGCCGTCGCTCCTCAAGCGGAAGCGCCGTGACGTCGCGGCCTTCGAGCCACATGATGTCGAAGACGTTGTACGCGACCTCACCCCGCTTGCCCCACACGCCTGTCGCTTCGCCGTCGAGGATCACGTTGCGCACGCCGAGTTCGGCGACCGCCTCGACGACGGAAGGATAGTTCGCATTCTGCAGCAGCCGGTTACGCGAAAGAAGCCGGACGTTACGCCCGTTCTTGAATGCGAGCAGGCGAATGCCATCGAACTTGCGCTCGAACACCCACTCCGGTGCCGTGAACCGCTCCTGCGTGAGCGTCGCGGCCATCGGTTCGACCCAGTCGGGGAAGGCGGATGTCACGGAGCTGTCCTGTTAAGGCGTACATGGCGCGGCTCAGCGGAGGCCGTCGACGATGGAAGGATCCAGGCCCGGAAACCCGCGCAAGAACTCGGCGCGCTCGCCATTCAGCTTCTCTACCCACGCATCGTATTCGTCGACGCGCCCCATCGCCTCGAAGCGCTCGCGCGGACGCAGCAAATCTTCGTCCTCAGCCGCGATGCCCGGCACGTGCGCCGCCAGCGCATACCCGAAGTCGCGATCGTCGATCCAATCGATGCCACCCTCGGCGACCGCCTGCACGCAGGCCGACGAGTGTCGCACCTTGACCTTCTTCGACCCCTCCCCCGCGTCGTCGACGATCCAGCCGGTGTTCATCAAGTACACGTCGACCGGGGAGCGGCGCAGCAGTTCGAGAAATCGGTTGCCCTGCAGCGCGTGCGGCATCGGGAAGAAGGGGTTCGTGCCGGGGACGCGCAATGCCTTGCCCGCCTCGTCCTTGCCGCCGGCGCTCGTGCCCTGGGTTTCTCCCAGCATGAAGTACGCCGCCGCCTGGCGCTGCGTCAGTTTCGCGATCGCCGGCACGACGCCGCGCGCCCGGTTGAGGATCACGATCGCGCTGACGGGCGGGATGTTGCGCGCGTCCTCGTAGCGCCCCAACGCGGCGAACGGAAACACGGCGCGGCCGTTCTGCGTGAACGACTCGTTGAAGAAGTCCAGCGTGCCATCGTCGTTACGGTAGACGTTCTCGAGGTACGCGTCCGGACTCGTCGTCGCGCGGTAGATCTCGGGCTCCGTCTCTTCGCTCAACGCGAAGGTCTTCGCAAAACAGCCGTTCTCGCTGCCGTGGATGCGCCCGTCCGGCATCCAGGCGATGAAGTCGTCCTGCACCGGCTTCGCGCCGCCGGCGCTCTGGAACGTTGTCGTCGTCTTGCCGGTCCCCGAGAGCCCGATGATGACGATCGTCTTCGTCCCTTTCGATGTCGGTATGACTTTCGCGCCGGCGTGCATCGCCAGCCCGTCCATGTCGTAGACGATCTTGTTCCACATGCGCAGCCCGCCCTTCTTCGACTCCCCGAAGTAGTCGGAGTTCAGGACGCGCGTCACGCCGCTATCAAGATCGACCGCGATGCAACGGTCGTTCGGGTATCCGGGAGCGGTGAGGTTCGGCGTATCGATGATCGTCACCGCGGGCTCGCCCGCTGCCGCCTTGTCGAAGTACAGGTATTTCTGCATGCCGGCGACGTTCGCGTTGCGACGCTCGATGATCAGCCGCGCCGGCGTCCGCACCTCCGCCGCGTTCGAGATGTCACCGTCGATGACGATCATCTCCTGTTCGCGCACGTACGCGTCCTGGCGCTGCGCGATCGCGTCGTAGTCGCTGCGCGACATCACCTGCAGCCCGAACAACGACTCCGGATCATCACTCACGATGTACGTGCTGGCGGTACTGCGCGCATCGACGCGCGTCAGGACGTCGAGGTTGCCGAACGCGGTCGGCTTCGCGTTCGGCATCTCAGCCGTCATCCGCCGCAGCTCATCCTGCCCGGGATTATCGATGAATGCACGGGCTTCCAGTTCGTACGACGTCGTCTGCAGCGTCACCATGCGCGCCTCCATCCCGCTCTACATTACGAGGTGAACTGACAGTACCACGGTTCGCCATGCGAGGTTCAGATCGTCGGGAACTACATCGGAGCCACGCGGCAGGCGCCTGTTGCGCGACCGGCTCCCCAGGAAAGTGCGAACCTGCGACCATCGGATTAGAGGGCTCGCCTACGCCTCATGCAGAGCCGCGATTCGTCTTGTCATGGTGTTCAGACTTAACCTTGAGAGCCACGCGACTCACATCCCGGCTGCGATGGCGATCACCTTCGCCGATCGACGCGGACAGTCGCTCCTGCGTTCGCCGCTTACGCCAGGAAGTAGCTCTTGCAGGCATCGTCGAGCGCGGCGGGCGTGATCTCCGGTGCGCGGTCGTCGTGGCGCGCAGCGTCGACCACCGCCTCGACGACGTCACGCGGGTGCGATCCACGCATCTCCCGCCGATCGCCGTACCACGTCGCGAACAGGTGCGTCACCGATGCGTCGTCGTACGCGATCCCGCGCGCCGCGCACTCGCGACGGAAGATCTCGCGGTACTCCGTTTCGTCCGGGCCCGGGATCTCCACCTTGTAGCGGATGCGGCGCAGGAAGGCCTCATCGGCGAGACTCTCCGGCGGCAAATTCGTCGAGAAGACGAGCAGCGAGTCGAACGGTATCTCCACCGTCTGACCGGTGTGCAGCGTCAGGTGGTCCGAGCCGGACTCGAGCGCCACGATCCAGCGGTTGAGCAACTGCACGGCCGGGATCTGCTGGCGGCCCAGGTCGTCGATGATCAATGTGCCGCCGTTCGCCTTGAGCTGCAGCGGCGCTTCGTAGAGCTTGGTGTCGCTGTCCAGCACCAGCTCCAGGCTGTGCCGCGTCAGCTCGCCGCCGGCCCAGATCACCGGCCGCTTCACGCGCGCCCATCTGCCATCAAGCCGCGGCCGCATCAGCCTGTCGATGTCGTCGCCGTCATCTTCGTCGGCGACCGGCTCGTGTTTCGATGCATCGAAGACTCGCACGATCTGCCCGACGACTTCGACCGCGTACGGCACCAGTACGGTGCCGCCGACGACATTGCCGATCTTGTGCGCCACCGTCGTCTTGCCGTTGCCCGATTCGCCGTGGATCAGCATCGGCTTGTGCGAGCGCACGGCCCAGCCGATGCGTCGCAGCGTGTCATCGTTGAGGACGAGCGCGCCCAGACCGCGCTCCAGTTCGTCGCGCGGAATATCGATATCGGCGATGCTTTGCGCGCGCACCTGCGCCACGTAGTCGCTCACCGCGACCGGCACCGGCCCGATGTAGCCATTGCGCGCCAGCGCCTCCTCCGCGCGCCGGTGCCCCTGCTGCGTGAGCGTATATCCGTACGATGCTGCATTCGGCGTATCCGATGTCAGCACCGACGCGAGTCCTTCGCGCGACATCGCTTGCAGGAGCTCTTCGATCGGCGCGAGCGCGACCCGCAGCTCGTCGGACAGCTCTGTGCGGGTCAGTCTGCCGCGATAGAACATCGTCTTCAGCAGCAGGTCGCGGACGACCGCCGGGCTGACGCCGAGCCCCGAAAGGGTCACCGGCTCGACGCGAGCTGTTTCGCTGCGTGGACTAATTAAGGTCGTCATGCGCCCTCCATAAAGAAACGAACGGGGCACAACATAGTTGATCTTATGGCAGGGCCGCCGCCAGCGGCCTTGTCAAGACGTGGTCGCGATCTTCACATCCGCAGATCCGGAGGCTATCCTGTGACTCGATCTTCGTTATGTTGCGCGAGGGGTGGCGCGCACGATTCGTGGTGCCGGTGATCATGTCTCGCCCGTTCGTGCCCCACGCCATTCGACCCAACCTCGCGCGGGTGACGCTTGTCGCCCTGGCGCTGCTCGTCTGCAGCGGCGCGATCGGGCGCGGCGCCGCCTCGGCGCAGGACCCGCAGCCGTCCGTCGCCGTAAGCCAGCTTGACAGCGCGTCGTATCCGGAAATGACCGCCGTCGTGACGGTGCTCGATGCCAACGGCACGACGGTGCGCGGCTTGCCGCCGGAGGCGTTCACCGCCAGCGACGGCGCGAATGCCGTCCAGGTGGCCGCCGTCCAGCCCGTGCTTGACGCTTCGCTGAGCCTCGGCGTCGTGCTGATCATCGACGTGTCGGGCAGCATGGAGGGTGAGCCGCTCGCCGCCGCGAAGGCAGCCGCGACGGCCTTCGTGCGCCAGCTTGACCCCGCCGACGAAGCCGCCCTGCTCGCCTTCCAGGACGACGTCCAACTGGTCATCGACTTCACGACGGACCGCGAAGCACTGGTCGCCGGCATCGATGGACTCGTCGCGGCAGGCGCCACCTCGCTGTACGAAGCGGTGCAGGCCGGCGTCTTCGCCGCCCGCTCGAGCCAGGCGCCCCGGCAGGCGATCGTCATGCTGTCCGATGGCCAGAACGACACGCTCACGTCCGACGCGACCGAAGCCGGGTCGCTCGACTCGGCGCGCGGAGCCGGCGTGCCGGTGTTTGCGATTGGCTTCGGGGGCGGCGCCGATCCGGCGTACCTGGGCCGGCTCGCGGATGCCAGCGGCGGCCGCTACTCGGCGGCGAGCGCGACGGATGTCGCGGCCGTGTATACGGCGATCGCCCAGCAGCTTCGCGGCCAGTATGCGCTGACGCTCCGTTCGACGGCGGCCGCTGACGGCGCCGATGCATCGCTGGTCGTGGCGGTCGACGTCGGCGGGCAGCGGGTTCAGTCGCCGCCGGCGCCGTTCGTGCGCGGGGAGGCGCCGCCGGCGGCGGTAGTACCGACGAGCGCACCGCGGCCGCCCGCCGCAGATGCGGACACCAACGGTGGCACATCGCTGCTGCCGTTCGTGCTCCTGGCTCTGGTCGGCGTGCCGGCCGTTGGCGTGGTGGTCGTCGTGGCGGTGCGGCAACTGCGCTCGCGTCGCGAACAGCGCGAGCGCGACCGCGTCGCCGGTCAGCAGTCGGACCAGGGGGTGCCGCCTCCGTTCCCGGGCGCGCCGTTCGAGCATGCGCCGGAACGACACGCGCGCGTGTCGGCGGTCAGCGGCGATCAGGCGGGCACGTCGGTAGCGTTCGGTTCGATACCGATCGTCATCGGGTCCGACAAGCAGGCGGACGTGCGATTGGCGAGTTCGCGCGAGGTGGCGCCGAAGCACGCGCTGCTCTGGGTGCGCGAAGGCAAGATCATGCTGCGGCACACCGGCGGCGTGCGGCAGACGTTATCGGCGGGGCGGCCGGTGGACTGGTTGATCCTCGAGGACGGGGACGAGTTTTCGATCGGCCCGTATCACTACCGGGTCGAGGTGCTTGCTCCGAACGGCAGCGCGCCTAGCGCCGGAACGGGTGCTTCCAATTGAAGGCCATGCGGTAGGCCTCGAAGATCAGGCCCGCCCAGAACCCGTAGAAGACGAACGTCGAGACGTACTCGATCACCTGGACGCCGGGATTGACGATGCCGAGGCCGATGATTGCGCCGAGGCCGACGCTTGTGCCGATGCCGATTCCGTTCATCGTGAAATTATCGACGATGTCAAGGTGCTGTGTCAGCAACGTTCGGGCGGAGTTTCGCAAAGAGTTTGGCGCAGGCGCGGATTGTTTCACGTGAAACATATGTTCTCCTGAGCGCCGGTCTTCCGTTGGTTCTGGTCACCGTTATGTCGTGAAGATTGTGACGGCCGGCGTGCGGGTTAGCTTCGGCGGCGGCGCGCGATCTTGACAAGCGGCGTTACAGATCGGGCGAATGTAAAGCCAGATCGTTGACCGCCGGGCCGTCGCGCCCTATTGTTTGCTCGCGCGGAGGGGCCCCCGCCCCGCACCTGCGTCTCTGTGTCGAAGGTCCCTGGTTTGCAGCAAGGCCGGACGTCTGTCCGGCGGCTTTGCTATGTCCCCGCACGGTGTGCGGTCCAGAGGGAAGGCAACGGCCCGGTATGAGCATCGACGCTACTCGGCATCTGCGCGCACTGAACCGCTACCGGCTGATGTTCATGACATCGCTGGGGATGGGGTCGTTCGGGGCGGCGCTGATCCTCGCCGGCATGCTGGCGTGGGCGGTCGGACCGTTTCCCGATTACCTGCCGTGGGGCATGGGCATCCTTGGGGTGGCCATGATCCTGGGGTGGATGGTGACGTCTTCGACGACGCGGATTCTTGAGCGTGCAGGGTTTTTCGGACACCGCAGGTAGCAGGACAGCACAAGTTCGCCGGGGGGCGCCATGTTAAAGAGAGATCCAGAACGGCTTCAGAGGCTACGCATCGCGATCCGCTACCTGTTGACGAACGACGCGTTCGAGCGCGGCGACCAGGTGCGGCTGGCGAGGCACTTCCGGGTGACGCGGCAACGCGTCCACCAGGTGATCGTCGAAGAAGAAGTACGGACGGGCAGCCTCCGCATGAAGCACCGTGACGCGGTGAGCTGACACGCGCGTCGATAACAGCGGCAAAGCAGGCGCCGTCACGGTTGTGGCGGCGTCGTTGTGTGTCTCGTTGTAGCGGTCAGCTATCAGCGGTCAGCGGTCAGCTATCAGCTGTCAGCGGTCAGCCGTCAACCGTCAGTCTCTCAGTCTGTCAGGGGTCGCCGAATCGCACGGTTCAAGTGCTGCGCGCCTGAGAACGGCCGGTTGGGAGCGGCGCTTGTCCTTGACATGATCGCGCGTGGTCCGTGCTTGACATGATCGCGCGACTTGACATGATCGCGGAACTTCATCGCGCGACTTGACATGATCGCGGGCGTTGTGCGTTACGCGTTGTGGGTGTCGCCAGCGGTGGTTTTGCACAGCGACATGCGTGTTGACAAACGTGCGCTTGCAATGCGTCCGAAAGTAAAGAAATCCGTTGACACCTTATTGGAGTGAACCGTAACGTGACGCACGGGCGTCCGTTATGACATCGAACAGTCGCGCGTAGTTTTGGACGCGCGGCGAGACGGCGGCGTTACACCAGGGTCCGACACGGCCGGGAGGGATGGGGCTCTCGATCGATGATCGTCAGCACGGCGTTGCCGTCGGCCGTCGGAGCGACAACCGAATAGAGGAGATGACCCCGCGCGGGTGCGACCGGCGGGGCCATGGCAACAGGAGCATGAGGCCCCCGGGTTGCACGACAGTATCGTGCATCACGCCCAGCTCCAACAGGGCGGGCGTCCCCTTCCTCCGCGAGGGACCGGAAGACGAGCCTGTTGCCGCGCAAAGGAGGTGGCATCGGCAGACGACAGTTCTTACCGGCTCGAACGATCCCGTCCGTGTGGGCGGGACGCAAAGCAACACCTTACGCAGGAGGATTCTCTTCAATGTCTGATCTGGCAATTCGCATTCACGTTTGGATGACCTCGACGCTCGCTGCCCTCCGCAGCGAAGAGCGGGGCCAGGACCTCATCGAGTATGCGCTGTGGTGTGGCGTGATCGCGCTGTTCCTCATCGCCGTTGGGGCACTCGCGCTGTACACAGGGGCGGTTACGGCCATGTCGACCGGCATCGGGAACTGCATCGACTACAACACCGTCACTCCCTGCACACCGTTCTAAGCAAGTTGGGGCTGGTGGTTCGCCACCAGCCNNNNNNNNNNGGGGGGGGGGGGGTGCCCCCCCCCCCCCCAACGACCAATCGCGTCTCGCTACGAAGAACTGAGCAGATCCAACGTATGCAGCTCCCAATGACCACAACGCTGATCAAGAGGCCGCACATGGTGTTCGCGAGCGCAAGGGCTGCGCTCGGGGGCATTCGTTTCCGCGCGCTGCTGCCGGAACGGCGCGCAACGCCTCGCGGCCGCGCTACTTTCGAAAGCGGGCAGAACCTCATCGAGTTTGCGTTCATGATGCCGCTGCTGATCCTGATGATCGGCGCGATCATCATGGTGGCGCTGGGGCTGCACGACCGTTCGAACCTGCAGCAGGCGGTGCGCGAAGGCGCGCGGCAGGCGGCGGTCGGCAAGTCGTTGGCAGACGTCCAGTCGCTGGCGGCGGGCAACTCCGGCGGCACGCTCGACGACAACGAGATCGACTGGTGCTTGCCTGCCGGTTCGACGGGCAGCGTCGGCGACTCGATCCGCGTGTACGTGGACGAAGGCAACAACGGCAGCGAAGGCTACGACTACACGATCATCCCTTCGACCGGCATCTTTTCGGCGATGGGGGTGAGCAGCCTGACCGTGAACATGTCGCCGCGGGCGACGGCGCGGCTCGAGCAGTCCGTTTCGGGGATACCCACATGCACCTGAGCCGCCGACACCGGGGCACGGTCCGTGGTGAGCGCGGACAGATGATCATGACGTTCGCGCTCCTCGTCGTGCCGGTGACGTTCGTGCTGGGCGCGGTGGCGGTGGACGCGAGCTTGTGGCAGAGCGAGCGGCGGGGCGCGCAGAAGGACGCCGACCTGGCATCGCTGGCGGGGGCGTACGAGCTGCTGGAGCAGTCGGCCGGCGAAAGCATGACGCGCGATGCGGCGCAGCAGGCGGTAGATACGAATCAAGACATCAACGATGAGAGCGGCAACGCAGAGATCATCGACGAGGACGACATCGAAGACGTGATCGTCGACAAGACATGTTTCAACAGCGATGAACTGGATTCGGTGACGGTGAACGTGCGGCACGAGTCGCAGACGTTTTTTTCGAGCATTTTCGGGCTGGACCTGGCGCCGGACATCGGCGCGCACGCGCGTGCGTGCATGGGCTCGCCGATCGAGGGCAAGGGGTTGATCCCCATCGGCGTGCAGGTGTCTGGGTTCGACAGCGACTGCTTCCAGGATCACGACAGCGACGGAAACACGCCGGCGCCGAATACGCCGGAGTTACCGCTGTTCGGCGAGTACTGCCGGCTCGGCTATGACGGCAACGACACGACATCGGGCGAGGGCGGATTCCTTCGCATGTTTGACGATGGCGATACGACCTGCAGCTCGAACAGCACGGGCGGCGGTAACACTCTGAATGACGAGATTGAGCAGGGCGGGGCGAATACGACCTGCTACGTGGCGCCGCCCGCGGAGATCTCCGCATGCGCAAACGGCGATCCGGATTGCTGCGAGACGGTGCCGGTGGACTGGGCGTACGGGGAGACGGTCAACTTCTGTGTCTGGCCGAAGACGCAACCGCTGAACAATCCAACGCAGAATGCGTTCTCGGATCTGATCGGCAGCGAAGGTGAGTGCGACACGCTCTTCGGCGACGGCGACGGCATCGACGAATGGCTGGAGGTCGTGGAGCCGGTCAACGGCGACCCGACGCCGGGACCGGAAACCACGTTCGGGCGGCGGGACTGCACGAGCCCGCGGCTGGTGAACCTGGTGATCATCGAGTCGTTCACGGACAACGGCAACGGGCCGGCACCGATCCTGGCGTTCGCATCCTTCTTTATAGACGCTTGCGAGATTGAGGCCGCGTTCTACGTGGACTGCAACCCGCCGAACGGCACACCGCTGGGCCACGCGTCGTTGTACGGGTTTTTCATGAACATCCTGAACATCGGCACGATCGGCGCGTTCAACGGATACGGGCAGAAGACGATCGCGTTGTGGGAGTAGGGCCCGCGATGGGCGACCAGTCGTGGAGACGACGATGACGGACGGACAGAGGAAGTGGATGCGGATTGCCCGCCGGGTGCGGGCGCGGGCGCGATGGTCGCGCGGCGAGCGCGGCCAGATGATCATGATGTTCGCGCTGCTGGTGGTGCCGATCACGTTCGTGCTCGGCGCGGTGGCGGTCGATGCGAGCATCTGGCAGAGCGAGCGGCGGGGGGCGTACAAGGACGCCGACCTGTCGGCGCTGGCTGGGGCGCTGGAGCTGGCTAAGCCTGTGCCGGACGGCGTCGGAGCCGAGGACGAAGCATACGCTTCGGCGGCGACGAACGATGAGGCGGGGAATGCAGGACAAGACCCATTGAAGGTGGACGTGACGGTCGATAACTCTTGTTTCCCAAACGATGACCGGGATGACGGTGTGTCCGTGAACCTCACGCACGAATCGCGAACGTTCTTCTCGAGCATTTTCGGCATGGAGCTGGCGCCGGACATCGGCGCGCACGCGAAGGCGTGCGCGGGGGCGGCGGGCACGGCGACACTCAACAACTTCGTGCCGTTCGAGATTGACCACGAGACGAGCCCGTGTTTCGAAGTGGGGCAGCCGGTGTTCACGAAGATGTGCGGGATCGAGTACGGCGCGCAGGGCGGGCCGGCGGCGCGCGGCTTGATCGACATGTCAGCGCCGGATGACTACTGCAGCGACACGCAGGGCGGCGTATCGAACGTAGACGAGATGATCGCGGGCAACGTGGACCTCGGGGACTGCGAGATCAACACGTCAGGTGACTGCGATCCGACGAACGTCGGGCCCTGGTACGACTGTGTTTCGATCCAGCCGGGCAATGCGCAGAAGATTCTCGACGGCGTGCGGATGCGGATCGCGAAGGAAGAACTGTTTCCGAGCACGCCGTGCGACCCGGACGGCAACGGCATCCACGAGTTCGCCGATGTCGTGCGTATCGTGACGGACACGGGGAACCCGACGACAAGCATCTATGAGGCAGTGGACTGCGACCTGGACACCGAGGGCGATCAGATCAGTCCCCGGATGGTGACGATCGTCGTGCTGGAAGAAAAGCCAAGCGGCAATGCATCGCAAGGACGGCCCATCTGGGCGTTCGCGGGCTTCTATCTCATCGGGTGCGCGTCGGAGGTGATCGACTCGATCGACGAGGACCACCCAGACCTGAACAAGAAGTGCGACATCGACAACAGCAACGGGAACTCGTCGGCAGCGCCGCTGGGATCCGCGAACGCGGAGTTCGTGCAGTTCAACGCGGGCCAGGGCCAGTGCGGACGCGGCAACCAGGCAACTTGCACGCCAATCCCGGGAGGGCCAACAGCTACGCCGACGCCTGACGACGGCGGACCTGGCGGGGGTGGACCTGGCGGGGGCGGTCCCGGTGGGGGCGTCGGACACGTAGTGGTGTATGGGAAGTTCGTGAACTTGATCACGGCGGGCTCCGGGACTACGGCGCCCACGGAAGCAACAACCATCTTCAGCATTTCGTTGGTGGAGTAGGAGGAAGGGACTATGAGCAGCATCGCGGCAAACGCAAATTCGGAACGCACGAATCGGTGGCTCCTGATCGCCGGCGTGGCACTGGCGCTGGTGACGGGCATCCTGGTGTTCGCTGCGGTGTCGAGCATGAGCGGCGACGACGCCCCGGCATCGTCAGCGGCGGCGACGGGAGATTCGCCGGTACTGGTAGCGAAGGAGACGATCCGCCAGGGCTCGAAGCTCGAAGCGGACCAGTTCCGCGTCGCAACGTTCGCCGAGGCGGACCTCGTGCCGAGCGCGATCGATAACCCCGAGACGATCGTCGGACAGACGGCGACGACGGAC encodes the following:
- a CDS encoding Tad domain-containing protein gives rise to the protein MTDGQRKWMRIARRVRARARWSRGERGQMIMMFALLVVPITFVLGAVAVDASIWQSERRGAYKDADLSALAGALELAKPVPDGVGAEDEAYASAATNDEAGNAGQDPLKVDVTVDNSCFPNDDRDDGVSVNLTHESRTFFSSIFGMELAPDIGAHAKACAGAAGTATLNNFVPFEIDHETSPCFEVGQPVFTKMCGIEYGAQGGPAARGLIDMSAPDDYCSDTQGGVSNVDEMIAGNVDLGDCEINTSGDCDPTNVGPWYDCVSIQPGNAQKILDGVRMRIAKEELFPSTPCDPDGNGIHEFADVVRIVTDTGNPTTSIYEAVDCDLDTEGDQISPRMVTIVVLEEKPSGNASQGRPIWAFAGFYLIGCASEVIDSIDEDHPDLNKKCDIDNSNGNSSAAPLGSANAEFVQFNAGQGQCGRGNQATCTPIPGGPTATPTPDDGGPGGGGPGGGGPGGGVGHVVVYGKFVNLITAGSGTTAPTEATTIFSISLVE